In one window of Methanococcoides methylutens DNA:
- a CDS encoding response regulator, protein MDDQVRKTDKDVSVISNGCHFCFVYKDKAQLAEFLQNYIMSGLDGNELCVWMTPDVESATKAKDMLKERGIYIDPYLRTSQLEFVPLPELPGNDLKLLPSLLLDHWKLMQDQVILDGFDGLRFNVDLQDVEGSGLEYLTSYADIVKDTVRELGMRSLCTFPIDVFSRSEVIDLMHRNGNIIMNVDEKNLSLVEETSAIKLEIPVSPKPTRKDEELSCIYHSSPAIAFLWKAEKGFPVEFVSDNVSQFGYDAATLMSDEIVYADIIHPDDVEGYYSDLLECLKQNKRDFSKEYRILDRNGNVHWISEHSQLEIVEDGITDRYHGIILDITDKKIAEAELKEAEADYRVLFDRFSYGVYVQDLNGTFLKANKAGLEFLGYTYEELLSLNSGSVILSDCVEEFKVHMGEVLDNGHSIFETVLLKKDGMSLPVEMNASLIEYRGKNAILLISNDVIERRNKEENLLAAKANAETGIIAKSEFLSNMTHELRTPLNAIIGFSDVMLGSGDINGKQEKYLHNISDSGKKLLGIINDILDISRVESGDVELNYEHFLVLESFDVVCSLLAPMAEKKDVDLHYELDPRGIVIKADKQKFEQILQNLVSNAIKFTPAGGSVDVSARFVEERLVVQVKDTGIGISEEDRQSLFKPFSQADASHRRGYGGTGLGLAIVMHFVEMHGGNVWVKSKPNLGSIFFFDIPISGASPCKSKSITQRPIPEIAQQTVQDNSGHIDSDAIDELAEKVAPEIIVPDKCTDNDPLILVVEDDERSRELLMLTFIDGGYRVVSAENGIEAVAIARKLKPFAIILGVMLPEMDGWSVLRHLKEDVSTSDIPVVMISMMDQKETALELGAVDHLTKPFDRDYLLKLMDRYKEKLERKNPVILIIDDEPYAVELLSSMLEPEGFTVLRAYSGTDAIDICTEQQPDIVLLDLMMPHVSGLDVISVLRSNPETSNIPIVACTGSDITARDRVLMDRKVNSIIQKGVFSKKDLLDTIHRVISDVVSK, encoded by the coding sequence ATGGATGATCAAGTAAGAAAAACGGACAAAGACGTGTCTGTCATTTCTAATGGCTGTCATTTTTGCTTTGTATATAAGGATAAGGCACAGCTGGCCGAATTTCTGCAGAATTACATAATGTCAGGTCTCGATGGCAACGAACTATGTGTATGGATGACCCCTGATGTGGAAAGTGCTACAAAGGCAAAAGATATGCTCAAAGAAAGGGGCATTTATATCGATCCTTATCTTCGCACATCCCAGCTTGAGTTCGTTCCTCTGCCGGAATTGCCCGGAAATGACCTGAAATTATTGCCTTCTCTTCTGCTTGATCACTGGAAACTCATGCAGGACCAGGTTATACTGGATGGTTTCGATGGTCTTCGATTTAACGTGGATCTGCAGGATGTTGAAGGTTCCGGACTGGAATATCTTACATCTTATGCCGATATTGTAAAAGATACTGTCAGGGAGCTTGGGATGAGATCGTTGTGTACTTTTCCGATCGATGTTTTCTCCCGCTCTGAGGTCATCGATCTGATGCACAGGAATGGCAACATCATCATGAACGTGGATGAAAAGAACCTTTCACTTGTGGAGGAAACATCGGCTATTAAGCTGGAAATACCAGTGTCTCCTAAACCAACAAGAAAAGATGAAGAGCTCAGTTGCATCTATCACAGCAGTCCTGCCATTGCCTTCCTGTGGAAGGCCGAAAAAGGATTCCCGGTTGAGTTCGTGTCGGATAATGTGAGCCAATTTGGGTATGATGCAGCGACCTTGATGTCTGATGAGATCGTCTATGCTGATATTATTCATCCGGATGATGTTGAAGGCTATTATTCTGATCTTCTTGAATGCTTAAAACAAAATAAAAGAGATTTCTCCAAAGAGTACCGTATTCTGGATCGAAATGGAAATGTCCATTGGATATCTGAACATTCTCAGCTGGAAATTGTGGAAGATGGTATTACTGACCGCTATCATGGTATTATCCTGGATATCACTGATAAGAAAATTGCTGAGGCTGAATTGAAGGAAGCAGAAGCAGATTACAGGGTACTGTTTGATAGATTTAGTTATGGTGTTTATGTCCAGGATCTTAATGGGACTTTCCTTAAGGCCAATAAGGCCGGACTTGAATTTTTAGGTTACACGTATGAAGAACTTCTTTCTCTGAATTCAGGTTCAGTTATCCTCTCAGACTGTGTAGAGGAATTTAAAGTTCATATGGGTGAAGTGCTCGATAATGGGCATTCGATCTTTGAGACGGTCCTTCTGAAAAAGGATGGGATGAGCTTACCTGTGGAAATGAATGCCAGTCTTATAGAATACAGGGGTAAAAATGCGATTCTGCTCATTTCGAATGATGTCATTGAACGCAGGAACAAAGAGGAAAACCTGTTAGCTGCAAAGGCTAACGCCGAAACTGGCATTATTGCGAAAAGTGAATTCCTTTCCAATATGACGCATGAGCTCAGAACTCCCTTGAATGCTATAATTGGTTTTTCCGATGTTATGCTTGGATCGGGAGATATTAATGGAAAACAGGAGAAATACCTGCATAATATCTCGGATAGTGGTAAGAAGCTACTGGGAATTATCAATGATATTCTGGATATTTCAAGGGTGGAATCCGGGGATGTGGAATTGAACTACGAGCATTTCCTTGTTTTGGAATCGTTTGATGTGGTTTGCTCTCTGCTTGCTCCAATGGCTGAGAAGAAAGATGTTGATCTGCATTATGAATTAGATCCACGGGGTATCGTTATTAAGGCTGATAAGCAGAAGTTCGAACAGATCCTGCAAAATCTGGTGAGCAATGCAATAAAATTTACTCCTGCAGGCGGTTCTGTTGATGTCAGTGCAAGATTTGTTGAAGAGCGTTTAGTGGTTCAGGTAAAAGATACTGGTATTGGTATTTCTGAAGAGGACCGTCAGTCCCTTTTCAAGCCCTTTAGTCAGGCGGATGCTTCCCACCGTCGGGGTTACGGTGGTACCGGTCTTGGCCTTGCAATTGTCATGCACTTTGTGGAGATGCATGGTGGAAACGTCTGGGTCAAAAGCAAACCCAACTTGGGAAGTATCTTCTTCTTTGATATACCTATTTCAGGCGCATCGCCTTGTAAATCGAAGTCTATAACTCAGCGCCCTATTCCGGAGATCGCTCAGCAAACAGTTCAGGACAATTCCGGTCATATTGATAGTGATGCTATTGATGAACTGGCTGAAAAGGTAGCTCCTGAGATCATAGTTCCTGACAAATGCACGGACAACGATCCTCTGATACTCGTTGTTGAGGATGATGAAAGGTCACGTGAGCTTTTGATGCTAACGTTTATTGATGGTGGTTATCGTGTTGTTTCTGCTGAAAATGGTATAGAAGCTGTGGCAATTGCCAGAAAATTGAAACCTTTTGCTATTATCCTTGGTGTAATGTTACCGGAGATGGATGGGTGGAGTGTACTTCGCCATTTGAAAGAGGACGTTTCTACCTCTGATATCCCTGTAGTAATGATCTCTATGATGGATCAGAAAGAAACTGCTCTGGAACTTGGTGCAGTGGATCACCTGACCAAACCATTCGATCGTGATTATCTTTTGAAACTGATGGACAGGTACAAAGAGAAACTTGAACGAAAAAACCCAGTGATCCTGATAATTGATGATGAGCCTTATGCTGTTGAGCTTTTGTCATCTATGCTGGAACCGGAAGGATTCACCGTATTGCGTGCATATTCCGGTACGGATGCAATTGATATATGCACGGAACAACAGCCAGATATTGTATTACTTGACCTCATGATGCCACATGTCTCCGGATTAGATGTGATCTCCGTATTAAGATCAAACCCTGAAACCAGTAATATTCCTATCGTAGCATGCACCGGGAGTGATATTACAGCCAGGGACCGTGTACTCATGGACAGGAAAGTAAATTCGATTATTCAAAAAGGAGTTTTCAGCAAAAAGGATCTGCTTGATACTATTCATCGTGTAATTTCAGATGTCGTGTCCAAATAA
- the htpX gene encoding zinc metalloprotease HtpX: MKWKHDRGLEGRMLLTLFLLAAVYLLFLAFLFYSGAPQMFMLLFIGVFMGAQYYYSDRLVLWTMHATIVSEYEEPELHQTITRLCAIADLPIPRIAVVNTSIPNAFATGRGPKNAVVAITTGLMDQLNQGELEAVLAHELSHVKNRDMAILTIASFISTLAFYIVRYSFYFGGMGGMGSRRKESGGIIAIWIVSLLVWVISFLLIRALSRYREFAADRGSAVITGQPSNLASALTKISGIMPRIPQDDLRSVEGMNAFFIIPAVSGSFMSLLSTHPSTEKRLAALEKLQQELEF; this comes from the coding sequence TTGAAATGGAAACATGACAGGGGACTTGAGGGCAGGATGCTGTTGACACTATTCCTTCTGGCGGCAGTTTACCTATTATTTCTTGCATTCCTGTTCTATTCGGGTGCTCCCCAGATGTTTATGCTGTTGTTCATAGGCGTATTCATGGGAGCACAATATTACTACTCGGACCGTCTGGTCCTCTGGACCATGCATGCAACCATCGTTTCTGAATATGAGGAGCCTGAACTCCACCAGACCATTACCAGGTTATGTGCCATAGCGGACCTGCCAATCCCCAGGATCGCAGTGGTGAACACATCGATCCCGAATGCCTTTGCAACCGGCAGAGGTCCCAAGAATGCAGTGGTTGCTATAACCACGGGACTGATGGACCAGTTAAATCAGGGAGAGCTGGAAGCCGTGCTTGCACATGAACTGAGCCATGTAAAGAACAGGGATATGGCAATACTGACCATAGCCAGTTTCATATCGACCCTGGCATTCTACATCGTCAGGTACAGTTTCTACTTTGGCGGTATGGGAGGCATGGGAAGCAGAAGAAAGGAATCCGGCGGAATTATTGCGATCTGGATCGTCTCGTTGCTTGTATGGGTCATCAGTTTCCTGCTGATACGCGCCCTTTCAAGGTACAGGGAATTTGCGGCGGACAGGGGTTCAGCGGTCATCACAGGCCAGCCCTCCAACCTGGCATCAGCACTTACGAAGATAAGCGGAATCATGCCCCGCATCCCCCAGGATGACCTGAGATCAGTGGAGGGCATGAATGCATTTTTCATAATCCCGGCGGTCTCAGGTTCTTTCATGAGCCTGCTCTCGACCCACCCATCCACGGAGAAAAGACTCGCAGCACTTGAAAAATTACAACAGGAGCTTGAGTTCTGA
- the pspAB gene encoding PspA-associated protein PspAB — MGLKGMFDSLLGRSKLPPSNTERLFAISTAVVTMEVSLNLHPSGQAGICFKSMSLSQYENTRKEIEELLSYSTQETGTNFHIEKDKYNFLWVILDDTDFEDLVTNIHMVCQTLIEQGFSEQILCAVYRFESEGPVYWIYNFKQGSYYPFVPRGKQERDNSTELRLKALIENELPVEKNVEKWYPLWGMPF; from the coding sequence ATGGGACTAAAAGGCATGTTCGATTCCCTGCTCGGAAGGAGCAAGTTACCGCCATCAAATACGGAGCGGCTGTTCGCGATCTCAACTGCAGTGGTCACCATGGAGGTGAGCCTGAACCTGCACCCGTCCGGTCAGGCAGGCATCTGCTTTAAGTCCATGTCCCTTTCCCAGTATGAGAATACCAGAAAGGAGATAGAGGAGCTGTTAAGCTACAGCACACAGGAGACAGGGACTAATTTCCACATCGAGAAGGACAAGTACAACTTTCTCTGGGTGATCCTGGATGATACCGATTTCGAGGACCTTGTCACGAACATACATATGGTCTGCCAGACCCTGATCGAGCAGGGTTTCTCAGAACAGATCCTGTGCGCAGTGTACCGCTTTGAGAGCGAAGGCCCTGTCTACTGGATCTATAATTTCAAGCAGGGCAGCTACTATCCTTTCGTACCCCGGGGTAAGCAGGAAAGGGACAATTCCACGGAGCTCAGGCTCAAAGCCCTTATAGAGAACGAGCTGCCGGTGGAGAAAAATGTGGAAAAATGGTATCCCCTATGGGGAATGCCATTCTAA
- the pspAA gene encoding PspA-associated protein PspAA — translation MIIRIMGEGQFEVPGSLFDELNIIDNRIVELVAKENEADYRTELSRLINVIKSNGKQLDDASIVESNIIVPPEDLSLQEAKEIFTGSGLLED, via the coding sequence ATGATAATCAGAATAATGGGTGAAGGGCAGTTCGAGGTCCCCGGAAGTCTGTTCGACGAGCTCAACATCATTGACAACAGGATCGTGGAGCTTGTAGCCAAGGAAAATGAAGCAGATTACAGGACTGAGCTTTCAAGGCTCATCAATGTGATCAAATCTAACGGGAAGCAACTTGATGATGCAAGCATTGTGGAATCCAACATCATTGTCCCGCCTGAAGACTTGAGCTTACAGGAAGCAAAGGAGATCTTTACCGGAAGCGGTCTTCTCGAAGACTGA
- a CDS encoding PspA/IM30 family protein, translating to MSLFNRMETVLKAKMNKIVNRMEDPRETLDYSYEKQLEMLQGVKRGVAEVATSKKRLQLQRSKLMQSIDKLSGQARDAIKSDREDLARLALERKGALEIQVQGLDQQIADLEKEQDKLVAAEKRLSTKVEVFRTKKETIKAQYTAAESQVKINESISGISEEMADVGLAVERAENKTEDMKARASALDELIETGTLDDVTSSGDDIDRELAKISAESNVETELAKLRQEEGK from the coding sequence ATGAGTCTATTTAACAGAATGGAAACCGTCCTCAAGGCGAAGATGAATAAGATCGTCAATCGTATGGAAGACCCTCGGGAGACACTTGACTATTCCTATGAGAAGCAGCTGGAAATGTTGCAGGGTGTAAAAAGAGGGGTGGCTGAGGTAGCGACGTCTAAGAAGAGGTTGCAGTTGCAGCGCTCGAAGCTGATGCAGAGCATTGACAAGCTTTCCGGGCAGGCAAGGGATGCCATCAAGAGTGACAGGGAAGACCTTGCAAGACTTGCACTTGAGCGCAAGGGTGCGCTGGAGATCCAGGTTCAGGGGCTTGACCAGCAGATAGCTGATCTTGAAAAAGAGCAGGACAAGCTGGTGGCTGCTGAGAAGCGTCTTTCAACCAAGGTAGAGGTCTTCAGGACGAAGAAAGAGACCATCAAGGCACAGTATACTGCTGCTGAATCCCAGGTAAAGATCAATGAATCAATTTCAGGCATCAGTGAAGAGATGGCGGATGTTGGTCTTGCTGTTGAGAGAGCAGAGAACAAGACCGAAGATATGAAGGCACGCGCCTCTGCCCTTGATGAGCTCATCGAGACAGGCACTCTTGATGACGTCACAAGCAGTGGTGATGATATTGACAGGGAGCTTGCAAAGATCAGTGCAGAATCGAATGTCGAGACGGAGCTGGCAAAACTCAGGCAGGAGGAAGGTAAATGA